A single region of the Penaeus monodon isolate SGIC_2016 unplaced genomic scaffold, NSTDA_Pmon_1 PmonScaffold_11748, whole genome shotgun sequence genome encodes:
- the LOC119568949 gene encoding extensin-like yields the protein MGGLTGPPVKGQWWFLREAGSSSKFAVRKLTGARVLTTRKLLSVEDGGLGRGSWKSEWSEAHWGAPNEKRPFQAPKTVYPFTASPIPPSQSCITPGPETVVGETSPPSTLHLQPPTPSPTPGQTNSPGFCKLGLPIRPPQKRLRGNFRTDEPLKVATTTTTHFKHHIVTTLDHHFIFPLQGQTPQTLPPLPRPYQTPPKPLNANEGGIPQKTAVTLPFGLYKIYFECPLGLPKPQTLQHSGPFPRGPTGKTEAFGGWENALKPRRPSPKKPPREGRLQNLPFDPLGKPPGAFLPKKTPGKGWQPLAFFSPKNLDGPQAPPFDCTKGSPFCPRVKRGTGILLPSSPLNHISKAPTQAKPFKFDTQDAPAGCRIYRSSTEKVPDIPKPPWGTLSQRHFDKIST from the exons GTGCTCACAACCCGCAAGTTGCTTTCCGTCGAGGACGGGGGTTTGGGGCGGGGTTCCTGGAAATCTGAGTGGTCAGAAGCCCATTGGGGTGCCCCAAACGAAAAACGACCCTTCCAGGCCCCGAAAA CCGTGTATCCTTTTACCGCGTCCCCGATCCCACCatcgcagtcctgcatcaccccAGGTCCCGAAACGGTCGTGGGCGAGACTTCCCCCCCCAGTACATTACACCTACagcccccaaccccttccccgacCCCAG GGCAGACAAATTCCCCCGGGTTCTGCAAGTTGGGGCTGCCAATTCGCCCACCCCAAA AGCGGCTGCGGGGAAATTTCCGCACTGACGAACCCCTCAAAGTGGCAACGACAACCACCACACACTtcaagcaccacatcgtcacgacCTTGGACCaccattttattttccccttgcagggccaaaccccCCAGACGCTTCCGCCTTTGCCCCGAC CttaccaaacccccccaaaacccctcaatGCAAATGAGGGGGGCATCCCCCAAAAAACAGCTGTGACCCTGCCCTTCGGTCTGTACAAAATTTATTTCGAATGCCCTTTGGGGCTCCCAAAGCCCCAGACCTTGCAGCACTCCGGCCCATTCCCCCGTGGGCCCACAGG GAAAACTGAAGCTTTCGGGGGCTGGGAAAACGCCCTTAAACCTCGGCGgccctccccaaaaaaacccccacgggaGGGAAGACTCCAAAATTTGCCGTTTGACCCTCTGGGGAAACCCCCGGGAGCATTTCTGCCAAAAAAGACCCCGGGAAAAGGTTGGCAACCCCTggctttcttttccccaaaaaatcttgATGGGCCACAAGCCCCTCCCTTTGACTGCACAAAGGGGTCGCCCTTTTGTCCCCGCGTAAAGAGAGGCACCGGGATTTTGttgcccagttcaccactgaATCACATATCCAAGGCACCAACCCAGGCCAAGCCTTTCAAGTTCGATACCCAG GACGCCCCGGCAGGGTGCCGCATTTATCGATCCAGCACAGAAAAGGTTCCCGACATACCAAAGCCCCCCTGGGGTACCCTTTCCCAACGGCATTTCGACAAAATCTCGACGTAG